A window of the Penaeus vannamei isolate JL-2024 chromosome 19, ASM4276789v1, whole genome shotgun sequence genome harbors these coding sequences:
- the lolal gene encoding longitudinals lacking protein-like produces the protein MAADDQQFCLRWNEFQSNMVSSFKHLREEKSFTDVTLACDGQTCKAHKMVLSACSPYFKALLEENPSKHPIIILKDVPFSHLQAILEYMYAGEVNVSQADLPAFLKTAERLKVKGLAEVNQNERQDR, from the exons ATGGCAGCAGATGACCAACAATTTTGTTTGCGATGGAACGAGTTCCAAAGCAATATGGTGTCTTCATTTAAGCACCTACGGGAAGAAAAGAGTTTTACTGATGTAACGTTGGCATGTGATGGACAAACTTGCAAAGCACACAAGATGGTGTTATCTGCTTGTTCGCCATATTTCAAAGCTCTGCTTGAG GAAAACCCGTCCAAACATCCAATAATCATCTTGAAGGATGTTCCATTCAGTCACCTGCAGGCCATCTTGGAATATATGTATGCTGGTGAGGTGAATGTGTCTCAGGCTGACCTCCCAGCTTTCCTCAAGACAGCAGAGAGACTTAAAGTGAAAGGTCTCGCCGAAGTCAACCAGAATGAACGACAAGATCGCTGA